The genome window TATAATGCCGTAGCGATGGATCTCATCTTCTGGCACGGCCTCAAGGGCAAGTATTGGAGATTGGTAAATACTGTAAAGCCTCAACATATCTCCTAAGAGGTCACAATCAGGGTCTATTATGTCATCACTCAGAATAACGGCAAAAGGCTCATCCTTTACAAATGGTTTTGAGCAGAGTATTGCATGGCCCAGGCCGAGTGGTGCCCGTTGCCTTATATATGCAAACTGCAGGTGGTTCAGCCTCTGGATTTCATCGAGGAGGGCCTTTTTGCCCTTTTTTCTGAGGTCTTCCTCAAGTTCCATGGCAGAGTCAAAGTGGTCTTCTATTGCCCTTTTATATTTGCCTGTGATTATTATGAATTCCTCTATGCCGCATTTCTCTGCCTCTTCAACCGCATACTGTATCATTGGCTTGTCCACGATTGGCAGCATCTCTTTTGGTGATGCCTTTGTGGCAGGCAGAAAACGCGTGCCAAGCCCTGCTGCTGGAAATATTGCTTTTTTAACAATTTTACTCATAATTTGTTATATATATTAACATTAATGTCTTGATTGTGAAAGGGGGGGAGTGTAATATGAGGCTGAGGTTGACAACCCCATAGCCTTAAGTGATAATT of Nitrospirota bacterium contains these proteins:
- the galU gene encoding UTP--glucose-1-phosphate uridylyltransferase GalU, translating into MSKIVKKAIFPAAGLGTRFLPATKASPKEMLPIVDKPMIQYAVEEAEKCGIEEFIIITGKYKRAIEDHFDSAMELEEDLRKKGKKALLDEIQRLNHLQFAYIRQRAPLGLGHAILCSKPFVKDEPFAVILSDDIIDPDCDLLGDMLRLYSIYQSPILALEAVPEDEIHRYGIIKGKEIEKDLFKISDLIEKPRPSDAPSNIAIIGRYILTPDIFNTIEATDTGKGGEIQLTDALKALLKKRAIYGYLFRGKRYDAGDKFGYLQATVELALKNHQVNSRFREYLVSLITMSKKET